In the genome of Nevskiales bacterium, the window GCGCAGTCCATGCCGGAGATCGAGTCGCTGCTCCAGGTGCAGCTGGCGGAGGCGCAGCAGCGCCTGGCGCTGGAGGAACGCCTGGCGCTGATGCAGCAAAGACTCGACAAGGCCGAAGCCAAGATCCAGGCGCTGACCACGATCGAGCAGACGCTCGACCCGCCGGCACCGGCGCCCGAGAACCGGCCCCGGAGCGCGCCATGAGCGGCACGACCGGAAAAATCCTGCTGGTGGACGACGACGCCGACCTGCGCCGCCTGCTCGGCATCCGCCTGAGCGCCAGCGGCCACCAGGTGCAATCCGTCGGCAGCGCAGCGCAGGCGCTGGCGGCCATGGCCCAGTACCGCCCGGACCTGGTCATCACCGACCTGCGCATGGAGGAAATGGACGGCATCCAGCTGCTGCAGGAGCTGCAGCGCACGCGACCCGGCATGCCGATCCTGATCATCACTGCGCACGGCACCATCCCCGACGCGGTGCAGGCCACCCAGCGCGGCGCCTTCGACTTTCTGACCAAGCCGATCGACAAGAACCTGCTGCTGCAGCGCGTGGACGAGGCGCTGCGGCTGTCCGGCGCCGGCACGCTGGACGACAGCTGGCAGGCGGACATCGTCACCGGCAGCGATGTGATGCGCGAGCTGCTGCTGGATGCACGCCAGGTGGCAGGTTCCGACGTCAGCATCCTGATCACTGGCGACAGCGGTACCGGCAAGGAGCTGCTCGCACGCGCCATCCACAAGGCCAGCCCCCGCCGCGAGCATCCCTTCGTGGCGATCAATTGTGGCGCCCTGCCGGAGAACCTGCTCGAGTCCGAACTGTTCGGCCACGAGAAAGGCGCATTCACCGGCGCGATCCGCGACCACTTGGGCCTGTTCCGCGCCGCGCACGGCGGCACCCTGTTCCTGGACGAGATCGGCGACATGCCGCTGACCCTGCAGGTGAAGCTGCTGCGCGTGCTGCAGGAGCGCGAGATCCGGCCCGTCGGCAGCACCCGCAGCATCCCGGTCAATGTACGCATCATCTCGGCCACGCACCGCGACCTCGACGGCGCCATGGCCGAGGGCCGCTTCCGCGAGGACCTGTACTACCGGCTGAAGGTGATCAAGCTGGAGCTGCCGCCGCTGGCGCAGCGACTCGGAGACATCCCGCTGCTGGTGTCGCATTTCCTCAAGCAGCTGGCGGCGCGCGAGGGCGGGCAGCAGAAGGTCTACGCGCCGGAGGCGATGGAACTGCTGGTGACCGCGGAGTGGCCGGGCAACGTGCGCCAGCTGTACAACATGGTCGAGCAGAACGTCGCGCTCTCGCCCACCCCGGTGATCAGCGCGGCGCTGGTGCAGAAGGCGCTGGGCGGCAGCGCCGGCAAACTGCCCTCCTACGCCGCGGCGCGCGACGAATTCACGCGCAATTACCTGGTGCAGCTGCTGCAGATCACCCGCGGCAACATCAGCCAAGCGGCACGCCTGGCCGAGCGCAATCGCACCGAGTTCTACAAGCTGCTGGCGCGGCATCGCGTCAACCCCTCCGATTTCAAGCAGAAATGAAATGCCTGTCGCCGATCGGCGACAGCGTTTTTGCGCGTGACGACAGGATGGTGATCGCAGGGCGCCACGTCGTTGTCGGGTTTTCACGACAGCAGCGCAGGGTTTCGCCCCCGTCGCTTGGCCGCAGGGCGGCCGCCCTGCGCGGCTTGCCGCCGGCAACTGGCTGACGCGTAAGGTCTTTTCCATTTCTGGCACGGGTATTGCCCGCTT includes:
- a CDS encoding sigma 54-interacting transcriptional regulator, with product MSGTTGKILLVDDDADLRRLLGIRLSASGHQVQSVGSAAQALAAMAQYRPDLVITDLRMEEMDGIQLLQELQRTRPGMPILIITAHGTIPDAVQATQRGAFDFLTKPIDKNLLLQRVDEALRLSGAGTLDDSWQADIVTGSDVMRELLLDARQVAGSDVSILITGDSGTGKELLARAIHKASPRREHPFVAINCGALPENLLESELFGHEKGAFTGAIRDHLGLFRAAHGGTLFLDEIGDMPLTLQVKLLRVLQEREIRPVGSTRSIPVNVRIISATHRDLDGAMAEGRFREDLYYRLKVIKLELPPLAQRLGDIPLLVSHFLKQLAAREGGQQKVYAPEAMELLVTAEWPGNVRQLYNMVEQNVALSPTPVISAALVQKALGGSAGKLPSYAAARDEFTRNYLVQLLQITRGNISQAARLAERNRTEFYKLLARHRVNPSDFKQK